In Gopherus flavomarginatus isolate rGopFla2 chromosome 1, rGopFla2.mat.asm, whole genome shotgun sequence, a single genomic region encodes these proteins:
- the CHD4 gene encoding chromodomain-helicase-DNA-binding protein 4 isoform X5 codes for MASGIGSPSPCSAGSDDDEMEILLNNSIPQHPEPEEEPEEELLSEAETPKIKKKKKPKKLKEPKVPKLSKRQKKELGDSSGEGNEFVEEEEEVLHSDSEGSDYTPGRKKKKKLGPKKEKKNKAKRKEEEEEEEEDDDSKEPKSSAQLLEDWGMEDIDHIFTEEDYRTLTNYKAFSQFVRPLIAAKNPKIAVSKMMMVLGAKWREFSTNNPFKGSSGASVAAAAAAAVAVVESMVANVDAVLPQPPADVPLRKAKTKEGKGPNARRKPKASPRVPDIKKPKTKKVAPLKIKLGGFSSKRKRSSSEDEDLDVESDFDDASINSYSVSDGSTSRSSRSRKKLKAGKRKKKGEDDSTVPVDGYETDHQDYCEVCQQGGEIILCDTCPRAYHMVCLDPDMEKAPEGKWSCPHCEKEGIQWEAKEDNSEGEEILEDVVGDPEEEDDHHMEFCRCPSLKGKVQKILIWKWGQPPLPTPVPRPADADPNSPSPRPLEGRPERQFFVKWQGMSYWHCSWVSELQLELHCQVMFRNYQRKNDMDEPPSGDFGGEEEKSRKRKNKDPKFAEMEERFYRYGIKPEWMMIHRILNHSVDKKGNVHYLIKWRDLPYDQASWESEDVEVQDYDLYKQAYWNHRELMRGEEGRPGKKIKKVKMRKLERPPDTPTVDPTVKYDRQPEYLDVTGGTLHPYQLEGLNWLRFSWAQGTDTILADEMGLGKTVQTAVFLYSLYKEGHSKGPFLVSAPLSTIINWEREFEMWAPDMYVVTYVGDKDSRAIIRENEFSFEDNAIRGGKKASRMKKEASVKFHVLLTSYELITIDMAILGSIDWACLIVDEAHRLKNNQSKFFRVLNGYSLQHKLLLTGTPLQNNLEELFHLLNFLTPERFHNLEGFLEEFADIAKEDQIKKLHDMLGPHMLRRLKADVFKNMPSKTELIVRVELSPMQKKYYKYILTRNFEALNARGGGNQVSLLNVVMDLKKCCNHPYLFPVAAMEAPKMPNGMYDGSALIRASGKLLLLQKMLKNLKEGGHRVLIFSQMTKMLDLLEDFLEHEGYKYERIDGGITGNMRQEAIDRFNAPGAQQFCFLLSTRAGGLGINLATADTVIIYDSDWNPHNDIQAFSRAHRIGQNKKVMIYRFVTRASVEERITQVAKKKMMLTHLVVRPGLGSKTGSMSKQELDDILKFGTEELFKDEATEGGDSKEGEDSSVIHYDDKAIERLLDRNQDETEDTELQGMNEYLSSFKVAQYVVREEEMGEEEEVEREIIKQEESVDPDYWEKLLRHHYEQQQEDLARNLGKGKRIRKQVNYNDGSQEDRDWQDDQSDNQSDYSVASEEGDEDFDERSEAARRPSRKGLRNDKDKPLPPLLARVGGNIEVLGFNARQRKAFLNAIMRYGMPPQDAFTTQWLVRDLRGKSEKEFKAYVSLFMRHLCEPGADGAETFADGVPREGLSRQHVLTRIGVMSLIRKKVQEFEHVNGRWSMPELAEIEENKKLLQPGSPSPKTPTPSTPGDTQPNTPAAVPPLGTEEGVKVEEGASTREQGELMESEKEPNLVSAEAEVPMEQCAQPVETPPQEAKSPMNPPEAEEKKPEEPEVKEEPMEMESKADVEKIEDRVSAEPSAEPPTINLDEKEEKKEDDKRDVVMLQNGEMLKDSLDERHKKAVKQRFMFNIADGGFTELHSLWQNEERAATVTKKTYEIWHRRHDYWLLAGIINHGYARWQDIQNDPRYAILNEPFKGEMNRGNFLEIKNKFLARRFKLLEQALVIEEQLRRAAYLNMSEDPSHPSMALNTRFAEVECLAESHQHLSKESMAGNKPANAVLHKVLKQLEELLSDMKADVTRLPATIARIPPVAVRLQMSERNILSRLANRSSEPPPPPPPQQVAQQQ; via the exons ATGGCATCGGGCATTGGATCCCCATCACCTTGTTCTGCTGGCAGTGATGATGACGAGATGGAAATCCTGCTGAATAACAGCATCCCTCAGCACCCAG AGCCTGAAGAAGAGCCAGAGGAAGAGCTGCTGTCAGAGGCTGAAACTCCCAAAAtcaagaagaaaaagaaacccaAGAAGCTAAAGGAACCAAAAGTGCCCAAACTTAGCAAGCGCCAGAAAAAGGAG cTAGGGGACAGCTCTGGTGAGGGGAATGAgtttgtggaggaggaagaggaggtgctGCACTCAGACAGTGAGGGCAGTGACTACACCCctgggaggaagaagaagaagaaattagggcccaagaaagaaaagaaaaacaaagccaagcgcaaggaggaggaggaggaagaagaggaagatgaTGACTCAAAG GAACCCAAATCATCTGCTCAGCTCCTGGAAGACTGGGGTATGGAGGACATTGATCACATCTTCACAGAAGAGGATTACCGCACTCTCACCAACTACAAGGCTTTCAGCCAGTTTGTCAG GCCACTAATAGCTGCCAAGAACCCTAAAATAGCTGTCTCAAAGATGATGATGGTGCTGGGGGCCAAGTGGCGGGAGTTCAGCACTAACAACCCCTTCAAAGGCAGTTCAGGGGCCTCTGTGGCGGCTGCAGCGGCAGCAGCTGTGGCTGTGGTAGAGAGCATGGTGGCCAACGTGGAtgctgtcctgccccagccccctgctgatgTGCCACTACGTAAGGCCAAGACCAAGGAGGGCAAAG GGCCTAATGCCCGGCGGAAGCCGAAGGCCAGTCCTCGTGTTCCTGACATCAAGAAACCCAAAACCAAGAAGGTggctcctctgaaaatcaaactGGGAGGATTTAGTTCCAAGCGTAAGAGATCATCA AGTGAAGATGAGGATCTGGATGTGGAATCAGACTTTGATGATGCTAGCATCAATAGCTACTCTGTTTCAGATGGATCCACTagccgcagcagccggagccgcAAGAAACTCAAGGctgggaaaaggaaaaagaaag GTGAGGATGACTCCACAGTTCCTGTGGATGGCTATGAGACAGATCACCAGGACTACTGTGAGGTGTGTCAGCAGGGAGGAGAAATCATCCTTTGTGACACCTGTCCCCGTGCCTACCACATGGTCTGCCTGGACCCAGACATGGAGAAAGCCCCAGAGGGCAAATGGAGCTGCCCACACTGT GAGAAGGAGGGGATCCAGTGGGAGGCAAAGGAGGATAACTCGGAAGGCGAGGAGATCCTGGAGGATGTTGTGGGAGAccctgaggaggaggatgatCACCACATGGAGTTCTGCCGG tgCCCATCTCTGAAGGGGAAGGTGCAGAAGATCTTGATCTGGAAGTGGGGCCAGCCCCCACTACCCACACCAGTGCCGCGACCAGCTGATGCAGACCCtaactctccctcccccagacccCTGGAGGGCCGGCCTGAGCGGCAGTTCTTTGTCAAATGGCAGGGCATGTCCTATTGGCACTGTTCGTGggtgtctgaactgcag ctggagctgcaCTGCCAAGTGATGTTCCGAAATTACCAACGCAAGAATGATATGGATGAGCCGCCCTCAGGAGactttgggggtgaggaggagaagaGCCGCAAGCGAAAGAACAAAGACCCCAAGTTTGCTGAGATGGAGGAGCGCTTCTATCGCTATGGGATCAAGCCTGAGTGGATGATGATCCACCGGATCCTTAACCACAG TGTGGATAAGAAGGGGAATGTCCACTATCTGATTAAATGGAGGGACCTGCCCTATGACCAGGCCTCCTGGGAGAGTGAGGATGTGGAGGTGCAGGACTATGACCTCTACAAACAGGCCTACTGGAATcacag GGAGCTGATGAGAGGTGAAGAGGGTCGGCCTGGCAAGAAGATAAAGAAGGTGAAGATGCGGAAGCTGGAAAGACCCCCAGACACACCCACGGTGGAT CCAACAGTGAAGTATGACCGGCAGCCAGAGTACCTTGATGTAACAGGAGGGACTCTGCACCCCTATCAGCTGGAGGGGCTGAACTGGCTGCGCTTCTCCTGGGCCCAGGGCACAGACACGATATTGGCTGATGAAATGGGGCTGGGCAAGACAGTGCAGACAGCTGTGTTCCTGTACTCCCTGTACAAAGAG GGCCACTCAAAGGGACCCTTTCTGGTGAGTGCCCCACTCTCCACAATTATCAACTGGGAGCGGGAGTTTGAGATGTGGGCTCCAGACATGTATGTGGTGACCTACGTTGGGGACAAGGACAGCCGGGCCATCATCCGGGAGAATGAGTTCTCTTTCGAGGACAATGCCATACGTGGGGGCAAGAAGGCATCCAGGATGAAG AAGGAAGCATCTGTGAAGTTCCATGTGCTGCTCACTTCCTATGAACTGATCACAATTGACATGGCCATTCTGGGTTCTATTGACTGGGCCTGTCTTATTGTGGATGAAGCTCACCGTCTCAAGAACAATCAATCTAAG TTTTTCCGGGTGTTGAATGGATATTCCCTCCAGCACAAGCTACTGCTCACAGGAACCCCTCTGCAGAACAACCTGGAGGAACTGTTCCACCTGCTCAACTTCCTGACACCTGAGAGATTCCA TAACTTGGAAGGCTTCCTGGAAGAATTTGCAGACATTGCCAAGGAGGATCAGATCAAGAAGCTGCATGACATGCTGGGCCCACACATGCTGAGGCGCCTCAAGGCTGATGTTTTCAAGAACATGCCCTCCAAGACAGAACTCATTGTCCGGGTGGAGCTGAGCCCCATGCAGAA GAAATACTATAAATACATTTTGACAAGAAACTTTGAGGCACTGAATGCACGAGGTGGTGGCAACCAAGTCTCCCTGCTCAATGTGGTCATGGATCTGAAGAAATGTTGTAATCACCCCTACCTCTTTCCCGTTGCTGCTATG GAAGCTCCAAAGATGCCAAATGGGATGTATGATGGTAGTGCCCTGATCCGAGCATCTGGGAAATTGCTGCTGCTCCAGAAGATGTTGAAGAACCTCAAGGAAGGAGGCCACAGGGTGCTCATCTTCTCACAG ATGACTAAAATGTTGGATCTCTTGGAAGATTTTCTGGAACATGAAGGGTACAAATATGAGCGGATTGATGGTGGGATCACAGGGAACATGCGCCAGGAGGCCATCGATCGCTTCAATG CTCCTGGTGCTCAGCAGTTCTGCTTCCTGCTTTCCACTCGAGCTGGGGGGCTCGGTATCAACCTGGCCACAGCAGACACAGTGATCATCTATGATTCAGACTGGAACCCACACAATGACATCCAG GCTTTCAGCCGTGCACACAGGATTGGACAGAACAAGAAAGTGATGATTTACCGTTTTGTGACACGGGCTTCAGTAGAGGAACGTATCACTCAAGTGGCTAAGAAGAAGATGATGCTAACACATCTGGTGGTGAGGCCAGGATTGGGCTCCAAGACGGGCTCCATGTCCAAGCAGGAGCTTGATGACATCCTGAAGTTTGGGACTGAGGAGCTCTTCAAGGATGAGGCCACTGAGGGTG GTGATAGCAAAGAGGGCGAGGACAGCAGTGTCATCCACTACGATGACAAAGCAATCGAGCGACTACTGGACCGAAATCAGGATGAGACTGAAGACACAGAGCTGCAGGGCATGAATGAGTATCTCAGCTCCTTCAAGGTGGCCCAATATGTGGTACGGGAAGAGGAGATGGGG gaggaggaggaagtggagcGGGAGATTATTAAACAAGAAGAGTCAGTGGACCCAGATTACTGGGAAAAATTGCTGCGTCACCActatgagcagcagcaggaggatctGGCtaggaacctgggcaagggtaaaCGTATCCGCAAGCAGGTCAACTACAATGACGGCTCCCAGGAGGACAGAG atTGGCAGGATGACCAGTCAGATAACCAGTCAGATTATTCAGTggcctctgaggaaggagatgaaGATTTTGATGAGAGATCTGAAG CTGCTCGCCGGCCCAGTCGCAAAGGCCTGAGAAATGACAAAGACAAGCCCTTGCCTCCCCTTCTTGCCCGTGTGGGAGGGAACATTGAA GTGCTGGGCTTCAATGCCCGCCAGCGCAAAGCCTTCCTTAATGCCATCATGCGCTATGGGATGCCACCCCAGGATGCCTTCACCACCCAGTGGCTTGTCCGGGACCTGCGTGGCAAGTCTGAGAAGGAGTTCAA GGCCTATGTCTCGCTGTTCATGCGTCACCTATGTGAGCCAGGAGCAGATGGTGCGGAGACCTTTGCAGATGGGGTCCCACGGGAGGGGCTGTCCCGCCAGCATGTCCTCACCCGCATTGGAGTCATGTCACTCATACGCAAAAAG GTGCAGGAATTTGAGCATGTGAATGGGCGCTGGAGTATGCCAGAACTAGCAGAGATAGAGGAGAACAAGAAGCTTTTGCAGCCGGGCTCGCCCTCCCCCAAAACCCCCACACCCTCCACACCAGGGGACACGCAGCCTAACACACCTGCCGCTGTCCCTCCACTTG GCACAGAAGAGGGTGTGAAGGTGGAAGAAGGAGCCAGTACTAGGGAGCAAGGGGAGCTCATGGAGTCTGAGAAGGAACCCAACCTAGTTTCTGCTGAAGCAGAGGTCCCAATGGAG CAGTGTGCCCAGCCTGTGGAGACACCCCCACAAGAGGCAAAGTCCCCAATGAACCCCCCAGAAGCAGAGGAGAAAAAGCCTGAGGAACCAGAAGTGAAGGAGGAGCCAATGGAAATGGAAAGCAAAG CTGATGTGGAGAAGATTGAAGATAGAGTGTCTGCTGAGCCCTCTGCTGAACCTCCAACTATCAACCTGGACGAGAAGG aggagaagaaggaAGATGACAAGAGGGATGTGGTGATGCTGCAGAATGGGGAGATGCTGAAGGACTCTCTTGATGAGAGGCACAAGAAGGCAGTGAAGCAGCGCTTCATGTTCAACATAGCTGATGGTGGCTTCACTG AGTTGCATTCTCTATGGCAAAATGAAGAACGAGCAGCAACTGTCACCAAGAAAACCTACGAGATCTGGCACCGGCGCCATGACTATTGGCTCTTGGCTGGGATCATCAA TCATGGCTATGCCCGCTGGCAGGACATTCAGAATGATCCACGTTATGCCATCCTCAATGAACCCTTCAAGGGTGAGATGAACAGGGGCAACTTCCTGGAGATCAAGAACAAGTTCCTGGCCAGGAGGTTCaag CTGCTGGAGCAGGCACTGGTGATTGAGGAGCAGCTGCGGCGAGCTGCCTATCTGAACATGTCAGAAGATCCATCGCACCCATCTATGGCCCTCAATACACGTTTTGCTGAGGTAGAGTGTCTGGCAGAGAGCCACCAGCACCTGTCTAAGGAGTCAATGGCTGGGAACAAGCCAGCCAATGCTGTTCTTCACAAAG TTTTGAAGCAGCTGGAGGAGCTTCTGAGTGACATGAAGGCAGATGTGACTCGGCTGCCTGCCACTATTGCCCGCATCCCACCTGTGGCTGTGCGCCTCCAAATGTCTGAGCGCAATATCCTCAGTCGACTGGCCAACCGCAGCAGtgaacctccacccccaccacctccccagcAG GTGGCCCAGCAGCAATGA